A single window of Gossypium arboreum isolate Shixiya-1 chromosome 13, ASM2569848v2, whole genome shotgun sequence DNA harbors:
- the LOC108461835 gene encoding transcription termination factor MTERF9, chloroplastic, which yields MAALSLHNFNHLVSILSSPSSSSFWNLSFAFNNEVRFKKGKFLVFLSTHSNPKILKSNKKSRFGQRITPYDTDQEEEEDEDEEFDDNDDGMAGDDWLMNDDFAQPHEYVVNGKKIKSRKGSGREGNRRLQEQRKGSKALKSRQGLIISEDQMDVRHGNDGLKRKSVGNSYRSSTKTKEAGSFDVDGGRMLVSKTSRENRYQRLSDEIDLDEKWFPLLDYLSTFGLKDTHFIQMYERHMPSLQINVCSAQERLDYLLSVGVKQRDVRRILLRQPQILEYTVENNLKSHVAFLMSLEIPSSRIGQIIACAPSLFSYSVENSLKPTVRYLIEEVGINEHDLGKVVQLSPQILVQRIDISWNTRYMFLSKELGAPRDSIVKMVKKHPQLLHYSIDDGLLPRINFLRSIGMRNSDILKVLTSLTQVLSLSLEDNLKPKYLYLINELNNEVHSLTKYPMYLSLSLDQRIRPRHRFLVSLKKAPKGPFPLGSLVPSDECFCQQWAGTSLDKYLAFRQRLLLKEFAKKYEK from the exons ATGGCAGCTTTATCTCTTCATAATTTCAATCATTTGGTTTCAATTCtctcttctccttcttcttcttccttctggAATTTGAGTTTTGCTTTCAACAATGAAGTCAGATTCAAGAAAGGGAAGTTTTTGGTGTTTTTATCAACTCACTCAAATCCCAAAATTCTCAAGTCTAATAAGAAGTCAAGGTTTGGTCAAAGGATTACTCCTTATGATACTGATCAGGAAGAGGaggaagatgaagatgaagaatTTGATGACAATGATGATGGCATGGCTGGAGATGATTGGTTGATGAAT GATGACTTTGCTCAACCGCATGAATATGTTGTTAACGGCAAGAAAATTAAATCGCGCAAGGGAAGTGGTAGAGAAG GAAACAGAAGACTGCAAGAACAACGCAAAGGCTCAAAAGCCTTAAAATCAAGACAAGGTCTTATCATTTCTGAAGACCAAATGGATGTCAGACATGGTAATGATGGTCTAAAGAGGAAAAGTGTAGGGAATTCTTATCGTAGTTCTACCAAAACGAAGGAAGCTGGTTCCTTTGACGTAGATGGAGGAAGAATG CTGGTGTCAAAGACATCTAGAGAAAACCGATATCAACGGCTGTCAGATGAAATtgatttggatgagaaatggttcCCCCTTCTTGATTATCTAAGTACTTTTGGGCTTAAAGATACACACTTTATCCAAATGTATGAGAGACACATGCCTTCACTTCAAATCAACGTGTGTTCAGCTCAGGAAAGGTTGGACTACTTGTTGAGTGTTGGTGTGAAACAAAGAGATGTTAGAAGAATACTTTTGAGACAACCACAAATTCTAGAATACACAGTGGAGAACAACTTGAAGTCTCATGTAGCTTTCCTAATGAGCCTGGAGATTCCAAGTTCTAGAATAGGGCAGATAATTGCGTGTGCACCTTCTCTGTTTTCATACAGtgttgaaaattcattaaaaccaaCAGTGAGATACTTGATTGAGGAGGTTGGTATTAATGAACATGATTTAGGTAAAGTTGTGCAGCTAAGCCCTCAGATTCTTGTTCAACGGATTGACATATCGTGGAATACTCGCTATATGTTTCTCTCAAAGGAGTTAGGAGCACCCAGAGATAGTATTGTGAAGATGGTAAAGAAACATCCCCAGCTTCTTCATTACAGCATTGATGACGGATTACTACCCAGAATAAATTTCCTAAGGAGCATTGGGATGCGTAATTCTGATATCTTGAAAGTCTTGACTAGTCTTACACAG GTGTTATCTCTGTCTCTGGAGGACAATCTAAAGCCTAAGTACCTGTACTTGATCAATGAACTGAATAATGAGGTGCATTCTTTGACAAAATATCCTATGTACTTGAGCCTGTCACTAGATCAGAGAATTCGACCCCGCCATCGGTTCTTGGTTTCCCTAAAGAAAGCTCCAAAGGGGCCATTTCCACTCGGTTCATTGGTCCCTTCTGATGAATGCTTTTGCCAGCAGTGGGCTGGAACTAGTTTAGATAAATATTTGGCATTTCGTCAAAGGTTACTACTCAAAGAATTCGCAAAGAAATATGAGAAGTAG